From the Vanacampus margaritifer isolate UIUO_Vmar chromosome 14, RoL_Vmar_1.0, whole genome shotgun sequence genome, the window gcaaacaggtcctaggtgagggaccagacaaagcatggctcaaacgaccccaatgacgaacacaaaccttggatcttcgtttcccttgcccggacgcgggtcaccggggcccccctctggagctaggcctggaggtggggctcgaaggcgagcgtctggtggccgggcctatacccatggggaccggccgggcacagcccgaaaaggcaacgtgggtcccccgtCCCATGGggtcaccaccggtggaaggggccaaaggggtcgggtgcgcagtgagttgggcggcagccaaaggcgggggccttggcggtctgacccccggctactgaagctagctctggggacatggaatgtcacctctctgacagggaaggagctcgagctggtgtgcgaggctgagaagttccgactagatatagtcggactcacctccacacacggcttgggttctggtaccaatcctctcgagaggggctggaccctcttccactctggagttgcccacggtgagaggcgcagagcaggtgtggccatactcattgccccccagctagccgcctgtacgttggggtttaccccggtgaatgagagggtagcctccctccgccttcgggtggggggacgggtcatgactgttgtttgtgcttatgcaccgaacagcagctcagagtacccaccctttctggaggactccctcgttctactgggggacttcaacgctcacgtgggtaatgacagtgagacctggagaggcgtgattgggaggaatggcccccccgatcgaaagccgagtggtgttttgttattggacttctgtgctcgccacggactgtccataacgaacaccatgttcaagcacaagagtgtccatatgtgcacctggcaccaggacaccctaggccgtagttcgatgatcgactttgtagtcgtgtcatcggacttgcgaccgtatgtgttggacactcgggttaagagaggggcggagctgtcaactgatcaccacctggtggtgtgttggctccgatggcggggtaagatgccggtccgaccaggcaggcccaaacgtactgtgagggtctgctgggaacgtctggcagaatcccctgtcagaaagagtttcaacgcccatctccggcagagcttctccattgtcccgggggaggcaggggacattgagtccgagtggaccatgttccgcgcttcaattgttgaggcggccgatcggagctgtggccgtaaggtggttggcgcctgtcgtggcggcaatcctcgaacccgtaagggatgccgtcaagctgaagaaggagtcccatcgggcctttttggcctgtgggactccggaggctgctgacgggtaccggctggccaagcggaatgcggctttggcggtcgctgaggcaaaaactcgggcatgggaggagttcggtgaggccatggaaaacgacttccggacggcttcgaggaaattctggtccaccatccggcgtctcaggagaggaaagcagtgcaccgttaacactgtgtatagtggagacggagtgctgttgacctcgactcggggaggccgtgaaccggtggggagagtacttcgaagacctcctcaattccaccaacatgccttcctttgaggaagcagggtctggggactctgaggtgggctcccctatctctggggtcgaagtcgcagaggtggttggaaagcttctcggtggcagggcctcgggggtggatgagatccgcccggagttcctaaaggctctggatgttgtggggctgtcgtggttgacatttctctgcagcatcgcatggacatcggggacggtgcctctggattggcagaccggggtggtggttcccctttttaagaagggggaccggagggtgtgttccaactttagagggatcacactcctcagcctcccagctaaggtctattcaggggtgctggagaggagggtccgtcgggaggtcgaatctcggatccaggaggagcagtgtggttttcgtcccggccgtggagcagtggaccagctctacaccctcagcagggtcctcgagggtgcgtgggaattcgcccaaccagtccacatgtgctttgtggacttggagaaggcgtttgaccgtgtccctcggggagttctgtggggggtgcttcgggagtatgggttaccgagccccctgatacgggctattcggtccctgtacgacgatgtcagagtctggtccgcattgccagcagtaagtcgaatttgtttccggtgagggttggactccgccaaggttgccctttgtcaccgattctgttcataatttttatggacagaatttctaggcgtagccgaggcgttgagggggtccggtttggtggcctcagcattgcatctctgctttttgcagatgatgtggtgctgttggcttcttcaagccgtgacctccagctctcactggagcggttcgcagccgagtgtgaagcggttgggatgaggatcagcacctccaaatccgagaccatggtcctcagtcggaaaagggtggagtgccctctccgggtcggggaggaggtcctgccccaagtggaggagttcaagtatcttggggtcttgttcacgagtgagggtaggttagagcgggagatcgacaggcggatcggtgcagcgtctgtagtgatgcggacgctgtatcggtccgttgtggtgaagaaggagctgagccgaaaggcaaagctctcgatttaccggtcgatctacgttcctaccctcacctatggtcacgagctgtgggtcgtgaccgaaagaacaagatcccggatacaagcggccgaaatgagtttcctccgcagggtagccgggctctcccttagagatagggtgagaagctcggtcatccgagagggactcagcgtcgagtcgctgctcctccacgttgagaggaaccagttgaggtggctcgggcatctggttcggatgcctcctggacgcctccctggggaggtgttccgggcatgtgtTACCGGCAGGAGGcaccggggacgacccaggacacgctggagagactatgtctctcggctgtcctgggaacgccttggggtcccgtcggatgagctggctgaagtggctggggagagggaagtctgggcttccctgctaaagctgctgcccccgcgacccgaccccggataagcagtATCTTATAGAGCTGACCTTGTTTATCAGCCATTTATCACTACCGacttaattaataattttttgtaattttataaaATTGTTGTGCTTGTAAGTGAGCCTTGACCGTCTGtatttgtcattcattttgtgttgattaggGGCTGATATTACAAGTTTTACTTATGTCTGCCATGATCCACAAACGCACATTTGACAGCTTGCAAGCAGAATTCAATATTTACAAATGATAAGTCatgaaaaatgcacacacaaaataaaaaaatgcgaAAGATGCAGTCAGATATATTTGTGAATCTGAAAAGCGTGACtatgtttgtggatctgaaaaacacgtgaaaattgCGAATATGTTTGTGGAcgacaaaaacattaaaatcattgaaaatgtttgtggTTCTCAAAAACACGTGAAGATcgcaaatgtatttgtgtgaataattttgagacaaatttCTCCCCatacatttttgtcaaataaacTGCCTGTGAAAAGTAATCGGATAGCTGTCAACGTCTTGCTTACTGCAGGCTAACTAGCACCAAGCAGCAGCAGAATGCTAGCAGCAGTCACCCTACTATAATACAACACAGTGCCATGCGGTCATAATAAGCTATTAATGCAGTGCATGCCCAAGCCTTTCAATAAAATCGTTGAAAATAATCTGTCATTGTCCTCtattatacaatatatatatatattttttttactttttgtcctGTTTTCCTCGCAGGGCCTACAGCTAACAGCTTGTTTCGCGCATGCGCAATGAGAAATCAAGTTGTGTTAGTTGAGAGAGGTTGTTTCTGTACGTGCAccttttgaatggcaaaaaagaCGGCAGTAAAGCAGCTTATCTGACAACGCGCACGCGCATAATTGGCTTACTTGCTTTGTTCTGCGGTAAACAGTCAGTGGTTCAGTTCATCGCCGTGTCACAAAGAGTGACGTTTTCCTGGAGAACttttgaggaaaagaagaaaataatttcaAGTGGTCGTCCTACTGAAGTAGTCATCACGAAAACAGGGAAGAATTTTGTCAAGCCAGGGCGTACGAGCTGTCCACCGGTTAGCAAACTGTTGATTGCCTGGCGGGCGCTTGCATTTACTGTATGTCACTCCAGCAAAAGGTACAAGATACAATATCAGCCCAATTAAGGAGTTTTTTAgcgtccttaactcattcacacttTTCACTGgagtaacccccttcgctcccagctgttttactggatttttactgcttttgcaaggcccacagaatattctgttctattattataaaaacatggaacctaccaaaggaaagattaggggaaaaaagtatatttgtatctgtatctgttttgcagcaattagcattagaatatagctaagttgaatcattattcacaaacttgttgaaaacagtgagaaaaagcttgttgtaacatggccctggctgatctcttatactctgttgccgtctactggccgttttttgtaataaataccttTGCTTTAAGTggcctcttcaggtcagaagctgcatctaatccttctgtatgctctagcataaaaaaaaaacatttaaaaaaatgtatatgtgaCGGAACGCCTGTGACTGCCCGCCACTCCCCGACTGGAGCGCTCGGCCGTCTAGCTGAGAGCAGCATTGTCAATTTGTGTTGGAGATGAAGGACCGACTGGCCAAGTACCGAGGCGAGGCTCAACCTGCGCTATACCCAGCAGACCCAGAAGGCGTGGTATGACCAGCAGGCCAGGCAACGTCAATCCCAACCCAGCCAGAAGGTCCTGCTTCTCCTGCCGTCCTCCACCTGCCAATTGCTTACCAAGTGGCACGGCCCGTAGACAGTCCTCAGGAAGATGGGCCCTGTGACGTATGAGATTCACCACCCAGTCAAAAAGAAGCAGAAGTAGATTTACCATATAAAACTGCTGAAAGATTGGAAGGAGGCTCCGGTCCCGGTTCCGGTGCCATCACTGCTGGTGACGGAGGTGGACAGCGACGTGGAGGAGGAGTCCACCCCAGTTAACCTCAACCAGTCTGCTGAGTCTGCACTTGACCATCTCTCTGCTGTCCAGTCCAGCCAGCTGAGCCAGGTGTTCAAGCAAGTCTCAAACCCGGGAAAGACTCTTCTTGGTGAACATATCATCCGGCTGAAGGACAATGGGCCGATTCGCCAGCAGGCCTGCCGGGTGCCCCAACATCTGGTGGCGAAACTGCTTAAGGAAGTGGAGGAGATGCAGTGCCTCGGGGTGATCGAACCATCACAGTCAGAGTGGTGCAGCCCAGTGGTCTTTGTGGTGAAGAAAGACTGCTCACTCCGCATCTGCATCGACTTCCGGAAGCTCAATGCCATGTCAGAGTTTGACGCCTACCCGATGCCCCGAATCGATGATCTTCTGGTAAAGATTGGTCGGGCCAGTGTCATCACCACACTGGACCTCTGCAAGGGCTACTGGCTACACGGCATTCTGGACCCCTGTTGGCCTCTTCCAGTTCACCGTGATGCCCTTCGGTCTCCATGGAGCACCCACCACATTCCAGAGGCTGATGGACCATTAACTGTGGCGGTTTACCTGTCAAGATTGCCGCACATCGTCAACCTCAATTGCTCCCTTCACTCATTTGCGCTCTTCCTTGCTAATTTTACATCATCTTCCCATAAAGGTCTGCTTACAGTTCCTTATAAACATACTTTGTGCACCTTGACCTGCCACAGGACTCACACAAATCGGTTTCTTCTTCCACGCCATGTCAAAGCCCCTCATGCTTTGCTGCATTTAAAGGGAATGTGAGCAGCTGCTTTGATTGACAGTGGATCAAGACGACTGTGTTTTGTccaaattttgaagaaaaaaaaaagtaatattggATCTTTTCTAAGTAGGTAGGTAGGCCCTGTCCCTGATGATCTCTCAAGGGAATCACTGCTTTAGGGCTTGCTTGTGTTCAGCCAAACACGCCATGTCACAGTCAGTACATAATGCAAAGGTCAGTCTGGATAAGGCAACCAACGGGTAGTGTAGTTATTAGCTGAGGTTTCTGGGTTAGAATCTATTTCCGTGTACATGCCTTCCTCCCATATCCCCAAAACATGCACGTTAGGTTAATGGAAGCCTCTAAACaagtgtggatggttgtctATAGCGTGTCACCCAATCGAGGGTAAACCCCGCCTCTTGTACATCGGCGGGGATCAGCTCCTTACTCATGACCCAAATTAGGAAAAGTGACGTGAGAtggagtccgggctttggccttcctgggtggagtttgcatgttctccccgtgcctgtgtgggttttctccgggtactccttCCACatcccaaagacatgcatggcaggttaattgaacactctaaaattgtccctaggtgtgattgtgagtgtgaatggttgttcgtctctgtgtgccctgtgattggctggcaaccagttcagggtgtaccccgcctactgcccaaagccagctgggataggctccagcaccccgcgacCCAAGTGAGGAATAaccggttaagaaaatggatggatggctggtaTTGCTGGATACACTatgtacttttgttttctttttaaattttgtgcCCCCTTGTCCTCACTCATACTACAATCCACATCAAAAGGGTACAGCCCTGAGAAAAGTCAAGGAACCAGCTCACATCTTTTTACAGAGCAAGTGTAAATGACACATATACTTAGGTAAACATCTCCATGTCACAAAGCTTTATTAGCAAAGTTCTTTGAGGGTGATGTCACATAGCATTGACTCCAGGGGCCTCAAGAAACTTTCCCTGAGGCTTTGGAAAGAGAAGCTTCAGGACGCAAGGAAAGTATTAAGTCTTGAATCTCCAGACAATGTTCACGACAGATAAAAGGTAAATGTTCTGTGCTACCACCTGTCTAATTGTATTTATGTTCATTGTTCATTCGCATTGCATTGTGATGTTAGCTACAGACAAAATAAACAGCTGacatttagaatttttaattaacGCCCTTGACAAACAGAACAAGGTTACTTTTCATTgcgtatataaaaaaatcctCTATATTGGAACATAGTATAAGTTGTTTTTCATGGCCACATATGCGCATAACGTAGGTTAATTGAAGGAAGTTGCCAGACAGCTGCACAGAGGATGTCAGTTATCTCCATCCATAGTAATCTGTTCTTTGTACTTGTAGCTGTAGTAGGATAACTGTATtttgattactaaaaaaaaggagacacaGCTTCAAAATACGTAAACGATACTCAAAATTTACTCCCAAGATGTCAGACAATATGCCTATATTAACAGACTCCTCATTATGGGTAAGGGGGGGACATAATaactcttttgaagtcttacttgacaaagAACTGTAATAAGGTTCTAAATACATATTCTTTTGAAAATCCAGCTTTaacaaaatatgtacattttctaaaaaaaaaaaaaaaaagttacctcgCAAAGATACTAATTTAAcagtccccaaaaaaaaatgtccgttCAGTCCTTAGTTTTCTTCCTCATCCTTGTTTTAGTCTTCATCCTGTGTTCTCggttcaacaaaacaaacagtgtGTTCATTGGCACTGAAACACACTTTTTCAAGCATCGTCAACTCTTTTCCTTGCCTCCAAGACAACTCCCTCATGACAAGGCCAGCAAcccctcccagtgcagaggacccccaatgaggaaacactggagctaaaagataacaaaataaaaggctAAAGGCAAAGCTCGCAGTaagatgaataaattaaaagagATCATTTAAAAACCTAACTAAAAAGGTGTGTATTGAGCCTCCTCTGCGGACCTGATTTCCTCTGGCAGGCTCTTTCATAGTTGAGGGCCATTATGGCTGAAAGCAGCATCATTGTGTGTTTTGGTCCTCAACATAGGAATAGCTAAAATGTTGGTGCCAGAAGTCTTTAAAATCCGACATATGATAAAAGCAGGCCAGATAAATAGGCCCAAGACTGTTGagaattttacaaaattaacaaaagcACATTGAAATCAATCCTGAAAAATATTGAGAGCCAATGCAGCAATGCTGCCATCCCTATAAGGTATAATGAGTTAAGACAGTTTGAATGTTGTTTTGGTACTCACCAAATGCCTTCTGTGCTTGTATTGCAGTTTCACACCTTCCTATGATAAAATCCCACCAAATACAACAATTGCCTGATCCTTGGACTTCCAATATAGGACAGAACTTAGATTGTGTGCATAAAAGTGAAGTGAAATCATAGCGCTGTGCAAGGGACCTCAGCACAGTGGAACACAAGTTTGGGATTGCAAGCACCATTCACATATTCAATTGTTGAAAATGGAGAAATCAGACACTAGTGGTGACAGCAACTGGGATACCAGCTCTTCTCCACTCTTGTCCCACCAAAGTAAATCCTCAAGATCTTCAATAAAGAATGTTAGCTCTTCAACTGGATCTTTGAGTAGGTTATCTGCCTCATCCACAGCCAGGATGCAGGCAACACTCGCCAAGGCTGATGCTCAAGCCGCGAGAGCCAGGTTAGCCTATGCTGAGgaagaaataaatattaaaatggaaaaagcacGCTTGGAGGCAAGCCTAGATGTTCTCCATCAGAGAAAGGAAGCTGACGCAGCTTCGGCCAAAGCAGATGTGATGGAGTCTGTTGTTGCCCAGTTTGGTATGGAAGAACAATGCGAAGAAATATTGGGATTTCTACCTATTGAGACCACCGCAGAGCAGAAAGTGAGTGaatatataaacaaacatggtgaagcggaATGTAATTCCTTTTCCCAGCATTGTGATCTCACACCAGACCAGGAGGAACAAGCTGGCCTTTCATTACCAGTGTTCACACCCCTTCTTGTCAATCAAGAACCCAGTCAGCACCACCAATTGCCTCAGGATCGAGATCAAGCATTACAAAGACCTGTAACCCAACAAGATGCTTTCCCTGGTGTACCACAACCACAGCAGAGGTTAAACACCCAACACTGcgtggttgacagttcaaccaGTGACCTTACCGGGTTCCTAGCAAAGATTCAGCAGGTGACCGGAGCACTGAGTAAATTTGACGACAAACCAGAGAGTTATCTTAGCTGGAAGGTCACATTCCAGACTACCGTCGCTGACGTTGGTCTAACGGCGAATGAAGAAATAAACCTCCTAATCAAGTGGCTAGGCCCTAAATCTTCTCAACATGCAACAAGGTTAAAAGCAGTCCATATAAGGCGCCCTTCTGTTGCTCTGGAGATGATATGGAGGAGGCTTGAAGAGGTCTATGGCTCACCAGAGGCTATTGAAAACtccttgttttccaaaatagaGAAATTCCCAAAGCTCTCCCGCAAAGACCCGCAAAGGCTCCAGGAGCTCTCAGACATGGTCAGTGAATTGGAAGCTGCAAAGCAAGATGGATACTTACCTGGTTTAACTTACCTTGACACATCCAGGGGAGTTGGTGAAATTGTGGACAAGTTGCCCTTCTATCTCCAAGAAAAATGGATTATGGTAGGGACAAAATATAAAGAAGATCATGGAGTTGCATTCCCACCCTTCTCCTTCTTCTGTGAGTTTATGAAAGGACAAGCCAAAGCGAGGAATGACCCAAGCTTCAACAGCTCATCTTTCTCCAGCCAATTTCATTGCCATTCAAAGAGAACAAAAGCATACAAGCATgaacagaaaagaaaagtatGCAAGTAACTACAAT encodes:
- the LOC144033943 gene encoding uncharacterized protein LOC144033943 is translated as MEKSDTSGDSNWDTSSSPLLSHQSKSSRSSIKNVSSSTGSLSRLSASSTARMQATLAKADAQAARARLAYAEEEINIKMEKARLEASLDVLHQRKEADAASAKADVMESVVAQFGMEEQCEEILGFLPIETTAEQKVSEYINKHGEAECNSFSQHCDLTPDQEEQAGLSLPVFTPLLVNQEPSQHHQLPQDRDQALQRPVTQQDAFPGVPQPQQRLNTQHCVVDSSTSDLTGFLAKIQQVTGALSKFDDKPESYLSWKVTFQTTVADVGLTANEEINLLIKWLGPKSSQHATRLKAVHIRRPSVALEMIWRRLEEVYGSPEAIENSLFSKIEKFPKLSRKDPQRLQELSDMVSELEAAKQDGYLPGLTYLDTSRGVGEIVDKLPFYLQEKWIMVGTKYKEDHGVAFPPFSFFCEFMKGQAKARNDPSFNSSSFSSQFHCHSKRTKAYKHEQKRKVCK